The genomic window CCCCAAATGTTCATTTTGTCGCTGTAAATATGCGAATATTTAAGTGTATTAAGCACTAAAGGCGTTACAATTCCTAAGACAAAATTGACAGATGTAATTACGCTTATATTGAAATGGTAAGTTTTTTAAGCTTCAAGTGCCAAATTAAGATTATTACATATGAATCACTAGGAGGCtggattttgtttatattagaaatactacttttgaAATGATGTTATGTTATGATCTGactatatttacattatttattccataacatatgtaaataataaacctaataaatatgaaatctGTGTTATTACTACTTAGGTCAGTTACTGTTTTTTATGTGCATTTGGTagatcaatttaaatattgttagtTATAAAGTAGAAAAGTGCATGCAATAATGtacgtttttttattataaatgtgtaACAATAAAACCGTCTCAATCTTAGatgttagaaaatatttaatactcaATGAGGATCAGTCCACAGATGTGTTGgtaactaattataaaaataaccaAAGCACAAAGACGcatcaaaataaaacttttatttttaccaaatttcTAATGCTCATAATacgaatatattttatatgtacGATTTTAGCTTTATTGACTATAATGTTGAAAATAAAGTCCATGTTTAgcagtattattaaaatattcaaagtatATTTGTtggctaataaaatattaataattgtgTATTTTATGTCTATTTTTGATGGTTTTGTCTTCCAAATatgtagtcaaaaatattatattagtttATTAACGGAAgtatcttatacagggtgtataaCTTGTAACCTCTGATTTATTTCTTACCATAGTTCTTTGTTATCTATAAATGGCTCGTTTCTGTTAATTATTATggtagtttttaataaaaattgtacatatttgtGGCATCTTTTGATAAATTTCCAGAAATAACCATTTATAGGcttttcatataaatatatagaattGTGTGATacatgttaataaataaatgtgtttacttataaatatgttttttcttcatatacacaatatgtttataggaacttttcgagaaacaacaaaattttaatctttttttttaatttctgtagatttaaaacaaatatattttctgagtaaaacgaaaataaacaatcctaaaatacatttttaggaaATGTATATATGTTCAATGCAATTCTGGCTATATAGACGCAATGGAAAATTAGATATTTTCGAAAAAGTTTGGTTTAGTGACTTTCCCCTTTTAGTGATTTCTATCTAAGGTACTGACATACAATTCTAAATTCCCAAAAACTGAAATCCAAAGAGTTCAGGTCGGGAGAATGGGGTGGCCAATAATAAGCATCTTGTCCTAAACCAATCAAATCACTTAGTTTAAAAGAACACAAGTTGGAAGTCATTATCTAAGtcccaaattttttaatagacaaTGCGTTTTATAAGGACAAAGAATTTCTTGAAGGACATAAGTAAATTTACTGATATTAATTAACCATTATATTGTAACCTATAAAATGAATTCAAATTATAGTGATAATCTAAGGACATTCCTTTGTATATCaggtaaacaataaaaaagttccaaaatatATTGCTTACAGAATAAGGTGATTAATGTATATACATTTTAGAATATGCGGAACTTGAAGGCAATTATGGTTGCTTCATAaaagcaattaattttaattcctaTCGAATTCTAAACATATGAACACGTTTCAAAATCGTATTATTAAGGCATTTTACGGATACCTTAAAGCAAGTAGATGCAAGAATATACTTGAACtgacatttttaatatgttcttTCTAGTTAATAACAGGATTATTACGAAAACTTGGTCCAATGGTAAAATGAGCATCTAAGAGTCTACACCAATCGTAACTTGgtagttttttaaagtttttgttgaaACCTCCTTTATATTTGTATACTGCAGAATTTTGAGTAAAATAACTAAAAGAACAAGACAAagatagtttttatttaaaaatactatacacAACAAATGGCTAATTTGTTACTAATGATAAATCTatagccatttaaccaattgtttaaaaagtcataaacatataaatttttactttaacatTCCCGATATTCAATAAAGTGAATTTGTGActtgtacttttattttttagtatcatTTGTTCATATATGTAGAATGTTTATACTTTTATGCTCACACTCGTTTACATTAATTTGGTTAAAgattaaacccaaaaattgaaTGTGTATTTTCATGTACATTCAAGTGAAGTAATTCAAAGACAGGGTAGCATACTTTATATCTATATGCTTTGAATAATATAACAcctatttctttgaaaaaaaaatattgttttatttttacttaaattacaGTGTAACAGCATAACTTAAAACCATTCATAATGACGATAAACCTTACAAATCTTACAAACTCGATTGGCTTAATGATCACACAAAGCATGCCAACTCTCCACCTCTCAATGCCAATACTAAATGCAAAACAGAGCCCCCTTGTACTTTATAGTCTTGGGCTGTTTTCTCatcattcctaaaaataaataaaatatcgtaAATCGGCTTAATAATAAATCGGcttttatttatacagaaacaaaaaaaattataaaaaagggCAAAGTTTAGTTAATCATGGGCAGTATAGAAAGCCAGTCAACTAGTCTTCCACCTAACCCTAGgcccataaaaaataatcactaacatcaaaaattaacttataaacGAAATACTACTAATGCTAAATAATTGATCTTACATTTCCAAGaatgaaaaaattacatacaaTTTATTACAATCAACGTAAACAAATTAAGAgtacttaattataaaattaaggtATTGACAAATATTCACTGTCAGCAAATGAGAACTTTTAAAATCTCAATAAAACTTTGGCTTTCCATAAAAAggctttttaatttaaatttaagaaccACTGGACTAAAAGATATTATATGATATTGATTGGAAGTCTGTTTTATTGATTAACTGCTTAGTATGACTATGTATTATGGAAAATGCTTACCCaacctaaattaaatataaggtGTTATTGAGGGTGTAGTTTGttcaaaatatagtttttttatttttaattttatgactCTTTGTACAATCCTTTTACAATTACTTTAACATtaaacattttgtaaaaaaaatgtatattatataagCACTGAAATGAAGAGTTAATATTACTAAATGCTGGCTATATGAAATGAACATGGTCAAGTcacaataaaagcatttttttgtcACAATTTTATCAATCAATCAACTAAATTTATCCAAAAGACTGTCAAATTAAGTTAATGAAGCTAGAAATGATAGGCTGGTGGTACTTgggactatttttttataagaataagaATTCTCAATATCCTGGGGATTTAAGCTCTGTATAGTTTCAAGTGGACTGCTTTTAGTATCTTAATCAAACCAAACCTAACCTTAAATTCCAAGGTAGGAAAACCccttttaatgaaataataagtTCTATCAGATACTAACAAAATACCATGCTTATTTAATGAATCCATTTTTTCTATTGGCAGTAGAATGCAGTCAAGAGCAAGCAAGTTACTTTACAGCAAGAAACTAGAAAGAATAATTGAATTTCCTTGTCTAGGAAAATGACCTAAAGAATCATATTTGAGACCTCAAAATTAATTCTACCTGAGgaaaagataaattaattttcattaaatttgttaagtGACAAACACATATTACCTAAAGATCTCTAAAGTCCCTTTCAAAGTCATTGTAATGAAAGGTAACAGCAATGTGATCAAGACAACATATCTGATGGGCATGTTtgacaaatttatatttttattccgTTGTCTGTTCTACTAGTTTGTGGTTTGTTTTTGATTGTGCTtcttgtattttctttaattaacaGCTTTTTTTAGAtgtcttgataaaaaaaaagggAATTCTGAATGTCTCAATGAATTGAGCATATGGGTTAATCTATGAGTTTCTCTGAATAGATTGTGGAATtgattagtaatattttttgtttgtttaacttttattttcaaagtaaattatggacacaactttttttttaacttttctgtgaAAGTTGCAGTGAAGATTAGTCATTTTATCTTATTGCTCCAGAGCATCCTTTAATGGTGGGGGAGTAGGTATATATACTAAGAATTGTTTTAAAGTAGCCGattatgatgtaaaaatgttttgtgtagaaaaatgttttgaatGTTGTGCagcatttttaaatgacttaaatgTATATGTTTTAGCAATATATAGGTCTCCATCAGGACATTTCCAACAATTCCtaaatttaattgaatcaattataaataaaattggtaggtatacataaaaaaaatttttttgtaggagATTTTAATGTCCACTTCAATACTGATCAGCAGAATTTCTTTGACCTTTCTGACATCATTGGGAGCTATGGTTTTAAACAAACTATAACAGACCATACAAGGGCTGGAGCTTGTCTGgacaacatttttataaatttcagtaCTGATTCCTTTAAATCCAGTGTGTTCAATATTGGGATATCAGATCATCTTAGACAGGAGCTCGAAGTGATCGTTGAGAGTATTATTGGTGGGACTCTGCACCACCATAAGGTATGTAGGCCTGTGACCCAAAGAGGTATGTTGTCTTTCTTTGAACTGTTTTCCTCATATAACTGGAATTTTGTGACAGAGGAGAGTATAGCTGTCAATGACTGTTTCAAGATATTTCTATCTTCTTTAGAAAAAGCATATACTCAATCTTTTCCCCTGAAAACATATAGGGTGAGGACCGATCAGAGAAATACAATAACTTGGTTTGACAATAACCTAAAAGCCATGCGGGATCATCTACAGCTGCTGAGTGGAGTGTCTCGACAGTACAAAAACAGAAATTCATACATCCATGTACGAGAGGCAATTTAAGTCAACACACAAGAAGCAACGAAAGTATTAAAACAGTCAGAAACCAGTTGCTCTGTGGACGAGGGGCCTTAGAGAGctcaattacaatttttgtttaattatataCAATAGGTGTTTAATTATTGTCTCAATTTTtataatggtaattttttttccagaacaGAAGAAACAGTAAACTACTGTTCCCAAAAGTTCACTTGCATATATTCTTACATAGGAATACATTCCCTACAAGAAGATACTTACATCTGTTTGCCAGAGAAGATTAACCTTTGTTGTTGTGGAGGTATGCCTTCTTTCTCTTCTACCCTTTCTTTAATTCTTTCTACTTTATCTGTAGGTTCGATATCGATTTCTATTTCCTTCCCAGTAAGTGTCTAAAAGGTATAATagtaaaagaagaaataatagaGGTAAATTGTAGTAGAGGTTCAGGGGGTgaaaatttaacctaaaaagGTTAAAGCGGCAAAACTGCCGCAGAAAAGGAACTTACCTTCACTTTAATAAgcattttgattgattttttactACAGTAGGatacaaattaatatattaaatcgGCTTTTTGCCGGCTATtgcaatttctttaataatttcaagGGATGATTaattactattcagaaaaaaaactgtatactgACACTGGCATGACATTGACAAGTACGAATATTTCGCACGTCGCTGTCATACTGTCAGATTATTTGCTGATCAATAAATTGGTATTTTCTATTTGTTACCTCTTATTTTTTAGGTGTAGTCTTCGTTATGAAGTTTGACTATCATCTATCTGTATTTTTGATGCTGCAGATCTAAATAGTCGGCAGTTATTGCAATTGTGCAATTCTAATAAGTTCTTTATCCATGAATTCCTTCCTCTTCCTATGGATCCTATGCCTTTTACGCCCTATTATTTTTGCTGGATAATAATTTGCAGTAACTGGTATTTGTATACCATCATAACATGTCCAATAATCCTCATAATAAGTATTGCAGTTTGAGCTTTTTAATAGTAAGTATCAATTCCTTCTCTATGTGCATTCTCCGCAAAAATCCCAtatttgtcactttttctatCCGCAGTATTTCTATCTATCGCAGTATTCTATCCTCTTGAAATCGATCCTTTTCAATGCCCACCCTTACATCCCGTACAAAATACCGACAACATGTAACATCTCACAAGGCGAATTTTACTTATATCCCGTCCGCAGGACGCACCTTCTTCATTTTAGTAAATGTGCCTCTAGCTTTGTCCATTCTGACCCTGACTTCCTCCCAGCTATCGTTATTTTCGTGCCGACGCAATTATACTTTCTCACACGTTGAATTCTTTGACCACGTACAGTTATGTCAGGGAAGTTTTGTGGTGATATAGATACCaccataatttttcttttgtcgAATTTAAGTGACAATCCGTATTCTAATTTGTACCTGAAGATCTTCTGGAGTTTCTGCAATTACAACCGTGTCATCGGCATATTTTAACTTGTTTACTGGGATGCCATTTATTCTAATATCTAAATCTTGTCTTCTCTTGTCTTGTAATCTGTTAAAGATGtccttaattttcttaacaaattctAGCTATCATTGGGAGTTTCACCGAATAATTAGGCTTATTATCGTACGGCGTATATATCATCTATCGTCTGTGGCTTGCATCCACATAACGGGACCAATAAGAACCACTCCAACTTACAATAATGCGCTGCCGCTAtactggaataaataaatacaaacaatTTTAAACTGGGTTCTTAGTTAGAAAGATATAATAAGCCATAAAAAAGTAATCTGACAAAGAGAAACAAAAAAGTCTTACATTGCAAAACTTTCAAACTTTATACAAACTTCACAGGTACGTTGTTTCATTTTACGTTTAAACATATTAGGAGACATATCTTCAAATTGACCTATATATTGTattgatttaaaagtttaactGAAGTATAGAAGAATGAGCTTTGAGTAATGGCTTAAGTTATTTTAGGTATTTCATACAGTAAATTAACGTATGTTCCACGAGAGTGAACCAGATTTCTTCGAGATAGTTTTTCAACCAAATGCCAAAGCCTTTTTGTTCTGACAAATTTATGAAGAAATCACGCAAAATATAGCTTTTTcgattgaaaatattttactattttagttTGGAGAGTTTATAACTGACATAATCATGGCGTCTAAGCTGGCAAATTAGACATATGCAAGAATTCTAaagtttttgaagtttattcTTAGTAAATACTTCTAGGCAAAGACCATACACAAAATTACTATAGTTAAGGTAACACAAAACCAGTACTATGCAGGGAACTTTTTTAGCTTAAAGTTAATATCTTTACTCTTGTAATTGTTGCGAAGATTATGATAGGTTTTTTTGAAGCAGCCTTGACATATCACTTCGGAATCTATGCTTGTTATTGAAGATCATATCCAATTTTGTATATTCCTTAAGAGCTGGTATTGCCAGACCATCCATTACTATGACCATAAGTGTGGGGATAGGCCTGCAATGAGCTCGCCTTTGGAAAGAAGTAACAAACTCGCTTCCTCTAGAAGAGCCTCTAGAGGCTCAGGCTGTCCTTGCTTCACCAACCTTTGCTTTCAACAAACCCTACACAATAAGGGCAAATACCCTACACATAAAGGGCATTGGTACCCATCGGATGGCGGGTATTACTTATATCTATTTGAACAGTTCCAAAACTAAAACAGGGTCAGGCTGCGGCGTATACTACCAAAGATTTCCAATGTAGCAGAACGCATTAGGTGCTATGCCAAGTGTCCTTCACACCGAATTATATGGCATAATCCTGGAGGCAGAACAACGAAATTAGTAGGCACGTTACTGATTGTCTCTGACCAGGGCATGCAACCATAAACACAAGACAATGGAGCTCATACTTTGCGATTGCCGTCAATACGCAGCAGAATTATAACTCAGAGTTCCAAGAATAGAATGAAAGAATATTTATCCCTTGAAGGGATCACGGAGTCCCTTGGCAACATTGTCGCTTTCGTTGATTCGTTAAGCTGGCGAACTGAGTAAGAGGTCCCTTACTCCTTCAACAGTGCACAAAGGACCTACTGAGGTCTAAGTGCAGTAAATATCTGTGAATATTccaattaaatgaaaaatattcaaatctattttcgttttttttttaccctaTACACAAAAAccaatgaattattattaaaattattttattgacaatGCCAAACCCTTGCCCTTACAAAAAGCCTGTGCTTAGAACTAATTTAGTCTTCTGTTTCTAGTCTTGGGAGCGGCCTTTGCCTGTACAATTCAGTTTTTTGCGTTTGCTCATGTAACCAACTACGTCGCGTTGGTAAATCCACATAGTTTCTGGTGCCTTCGAATAATAAGGTAAacaaatctacaaaaaaatatttagaatttaaataggataaataaatatacctctTAAACCTTTTATACATATGCCACAGAACAGTAGAAAAATCAGACCGAAATATGTGGAGAGGAAGAGTATCCAGTTCTTTAATGTGAGAATTTCGTCCatcattttgaagttttttttatgttttattttaattatacgtTCTTGAGTGACGTCAATAAAACCGTGGACGCATTCGAGAATTAGCACAACTTTTTCATATGTTTTCCTTTTATCTGTACTTTGTTCTATTAAAGTGAGGACAAGAAACTGTAATTTGGTCGGACAGCAGAAGTTTAGCTCGTCATTGAAACACTGGGATTTGCAACACTGCCAGCAACACACTACGGAGATGGACAGAAAGAGACTAACAACTTAGTGAGCCTGAAGGGAAGCAAAATTTAGCTAGTGATGGGCCTTTCAACTGAGCACTAATGGCACAACGCTCACACTCTACGTATTGCGGACAGCCCCGAGTACCGTTGGTGTTGGGAGGAAGAACAAACTGCCATCACCTCATTGAGGATATCCCAGCACTCTTACAGTTTTTTCGCAACATGAAATCTCTGAGACCAAAGTACCTCATTGGCCGTTGGCTTCTGGTAACTCTTAACAACATCTCTTTCACCTGTTTTATTAGAATATGTCTTATTATAATTtcacttgttttatttttatgaggCACTAGTGACAGAATTCAATATTTGGGAAAAATGGATGTGTTTTCATTATCCTTAGTAAGTTAATCTCTtcgaaatcataaaaaaatataagatccGCGGACAGCGCTATCTCTCGaggaattttattattgacCAAGCAGTCATAGCAACCACGAAGTAATTTGACATATGTCAATGCCAGGGTCCTCAAACTAATTTCacgtttgtttacatttttgaaatttataaatattcacATACGtaacctcaaaaaattaaattgaaaaagggaaaataaaaatataaactatacatttttgaaaaaataaacgcTATTTTCTGTTGCCAGACATGACCTCAGAGGCTTCCAAACAACCGAGGGAGCAATACGACAGAGAATTCAGGGTTAAAGGCAAAcctaattaaatcaattaaaaacctcattaaaacaataaaacttttagCCGGATTATTTCTTGCAGCCGTTTCAGGAGCTTCTGCGGTTATTGGATTTAGTGCCACAATTCTTGCGGCAAAGAAAAAGGATCCTCAGTACTTTGGGAAGGGTATTGTGGCTACCCGAGAACTACCAGAACCCGGTGCCTTTTTAGCCTTAAGAGCTTTAGGATGGGGTACCCTTTATGCCTTCACTGGTTGTGGACTTTTGTTCTATGGGATTTGGAAATTGTCTGGAGCCCAAGATGTAAGTTGTAAGGTGTACTATTTATCTTcaattcaaatatatatttccaGAATATAGATTAACTATAATGTGTTGGAATTGCCACTAcactaaaaaatgtattaagctTCCAAATAGCTTCTAAAATTAAACTTTCCAAGAAAACGgtcaaaatactaaaaattagaCCCTACATATTCAACATAAAACAATACAAAGTTGCTCCTTAAAAAGATGATGAAAAATAATACATATCTCAGGGCTGATCTAAATGTTGTCAGAGATTTACTTTCCTTAATATATCTAGtgattataaattttgaaagaGATGGCCTCTGGCAAGGGCCTGAATTAACCTATCGGCTGgaattgaaaaatcatttaCTTCTCTATACTTTTTGATTGAACTAAGGTTTTTAACATATGAAGGACAAACTAGAATATGCATGTTGCAGACtgccaatattttttcttaaatataagtTGGTTTGCAAAAAGTTGTTGGAGAAAGTCTATACATGTTTCTTACTATACTTTCTTGGCTGATACGCACTttgctaatattattttaataactttaaatagaAAGCCCATAAAATAGAGAATTTATGTACATTTTGAGAGTGGACATATTTACATCTCTCAACTGAAGAATTACATAGTTTTTTTGATACCAGTTTAGAGTGCACCAGATCAAACTGGCATCTGGTTAATGTTCTTagctaatattttcattaatttagcaaagttttgtatttttttaatgcaggtTGCATAacgaaaaaaactaataattgcTTTCTTAAAACATTAGGGAAGAagttttcaacaaattttacCGCCAATCAACAAGCCAGgtgtgattttaataataataataataatataataataaatgtcttttattcaaaatttacagatgtagttgacaataataatattctataattaagtacccgagaagcagggcgcagtctagctaagacagctactctactgaaccctactcaacggtcataaacttaagctacaatataaagattaactctattaaattcattaaatacccaaataaagaacaatatatatataatttaaataaataataaatagctaaatataaaagattgacaaaaataaaataaataattaaaggctTAAATTACGGGTTGAAggttaaatgtaaaagatatttcttaaactttgatttaaatgacttcTGATCTAAAGTTGACAATTCAGTTGGTAGGTTATTGTAGAGTTTAATGGCATTGTACGTAAAAGAACGTTGAAACATTGCAGTCGAATGACGAGGAAGTGTCATCCTCTCCGGAAATCGGATCACTCTTGTGTGAACGTTTAAACGAGGAACAAATTTATTCCGTAAAGTGGAGGGAAGGGAggggtttaataaaactttaaacaaaaaattagctAAGTGTAACTCTCTGCGCCTGTCCATCCTTAACCAGTTAAGCTCTTTGAATGTGTGTGAAATgtgatcgtattttcgtaatccaaATATTAGCCGTGAGCAAGCATTTTGAACTTtctgaatacgatttttatctgcaatgtctaagcaaggaccataaataaaatcacagtagCTGAAGTTGGACAGGACCAGAGactcacaaagcatttttctcaaatgaaaactaagaacctgacgactattatataaaattttcaatgataaaaatgacttctgaattaacaatttaacatattCACGAAACCTCAACTCAGTATCCAGGacaatgcctaaattttttgcacgaTCCATCTTGGGAAGAGGAACATCATTTAAAAggtggtattttatttattctattacAGTAATCCCTTGTTAACCGCGGGGGTTTCGTTCCAGATAGGGTGCCGTGATTGGCAAAACCGCGGTTAGCGAGCGATTTTCTAAAAAcagaagaatataaaatattagtgtGGAAATACGTAATTAAGACACCAAATTTACTTTGTTGtacatatgtatgtacatatatatatatattaaaagtagATCCATAATGATTTTGTTATAAACGTATACaacttattttcgaaaataatgtaaaattgtCGGCtgcttcattttttttgtgagttCTTTTTGGATCTCCCTATACGGATGCAGTAGCCCATTCAAACCATTTGAAAACTTTAGGCTTCTTTCTAGTGAAGGGTCTTCATCGTAAACTAAATCTTGCAACTGTTGTGCGgttgataaaattttttgtaaactacTTAACGTT from Anthonomus grandis grandis chromosome 13, icAntGran1.3, whole genome shotgun sequence includes these protein-coding regions:
- the LOC126744037 gene encoding NEDD8 yields the protein MLIKVKTLTGKEIEIDIEPTDKVERIKERVEEKEGIPPQQQRLIFSGKQMNDEKTAQDYKVQGGSVLHLVLALRGGELACFV
- the LOC126744036 gene encoding transmembrane protein 242: MTSEASKQPREQYDREFRVKAGLFLAAVSGASAVIGFSATILAAKKKDPQYFGKGIVATRELPEPGAFLALRALGWGTLYAFTGCGLLFYGIWKLSGAQDLKDFRVKMGELLPRIPKNNPPQGRTEFSGMNDLLQYLQEQKGNKDKK